In the genome of Rhodoplanes sp. Z2-YC6860, one region contains:
- a CDS encoding ornithine cyclodeaminase family protein encodes MRILCEADVERLIEPAAAVAAMRDAYRRHAVGAMPAPGRLDLGRSTPKGSVLLLAGHSDGASFAMKANMHVYPDPGSRQRLAASMMLLWDAVRCVPEAMIATTRFNNHRTAAGLAAAVDALAPARVRKLALFGAGKIAPAAIRYLLSVRGFKAIDIVGKGSARASALADALRQQSSFSGVDIRASLDAEACAADADVIVTLTTSDTPVFPGRVVRNGALVVLAGANRPSAREADDDLISRAMVFVDHRESCVQRAGDLCIPLQSGVLSPDRIAGEIGSLLQPATPARLDANAVTVFKSMGVIGQDIALAELVVSRAEESGVGIEFDPVTGHCEMLQAIQSSGSTDAVMAGAK; translated from the coding sequence ATGCGCATTCTCTGCGAAGCCGACGTCGAACGCCTGATCGAGCCCGCGGCCGCGGTCGCGGCCATGCGTGACGCCTACCGTCGTCACGCGGTGGGCGCGATGCCCGCGCCCGGGCGCCTCGACCTCGGGCGCAGTACGCCGAAGGGCAGCGTTCTGCTACTCGCGGGGCACAGCGACGGCGCGTCGTTCGCCATGAAGGCGAATATGCACGTCTATCCCGATCCGGGATCGCGGCAGCGGCTTGCCGCAAGCATGATGCTGCTCTGGGACGCGGTGCGGTGCGTGCCTGAGGCCATGATCGCGACCACGCGGTTCAACAACCATAGGACCGCAGCCGGGCTTGCTGCTGCTGTCGATGCGCTGGCGCCTGCGCGGGTGCGGAAGCTTGCGCTGTTCGGAGCGGGAAAGATTGCACCGGCTGCCATCCGCTATCTTTTGTCAGTCCGAGGCTTCAAAGCGATTGACATTGTCGGCAAGGGCTCGGCGCGCGCCTCGGCGCTCGCCGATGCGCTCCGGCAGCAGTCGAGTTTTTCCGGCGTTGATATCCGAGCGTCACTTGATGCGGAGGCTTGCGCCGCAGATGCTGATGTAATTGTCACGCTGACCACGTCGGACACGCCGGTGTTTCCCGGCCGGGTGGTGCGGAATGGCGCCCTTGTCGTCTTGGCCGGTGCCAACCGGCCAAGCGCGCGCGAGGCCGACGACGACCTCATCAGTCGCGCGATGGTGTTTGTTGATCACCGCGAGAGCTGTGTCCAGCGCGCCGGCGATCTTTGCATTCCGTTGCAATCGGGAGTGCTCTCGCCGGATCGCATCGCTGGCGAGATCGGCAGTCTGCTTCAGCCGGCTACTCCGGCGCGCTTGGATGCAAACGCGGTCACGGTATTCAAGTCGATGGGTGTGATCGGGCAGGATATTGCGCTCGCTGAGCTGGTCGTTTCACGCGCGGAGGAATCCGGCGTCGGCATCGAGTTCGATCCCGTTACAGGGCACTGCGAGATGCTTCAGGCAATCCAATCGTCCGGCTCGACGGATGCCGTCATGGCAGGTGCAAAATGA
- a CDS encoding dihydroorotase: MTAALKQVDLVISGGLLVDPERIVRNSIAVNNGRIAAIGPADEMPPAKESLDASGLYVLPGAIDVHVHFREPGFSHKETWTTATQAAAVGGVTTVFDMPNTNPPTSTPEAVAQKIEIAQRQAIVDFGVYGNIGEHNTDQLRAMAEAGAVSFKLYMGSENPLVPCPPDGAILDAFEVLADLGIRCTVHAESTPILTWRGERLLKSGRTDAAAHLEQHSDIATVEGVSRTGIFAEWTGCKVHIAHESTRHSLPHIRFAKERGVDMTVETCPHYLLLSTDDGARLGPNFLRVKPPVRESGHREPLWQALLDGTIDILSTDHAPHLQAEKKRPSIWDCAPGFPGVETSMMLMLAEVSRGRLTLPQYVRMASAAPAKAFGLYPRKGALSVDSDADIVLVDMKRQGFIRAEALHSIGNATPFENFPILGAPVRTLVRGRTVALDGKPVGHPGWGRNVVAAG; this comes from the coding sequence GTGACCGCGGCGCTGAAGCAGGTCGATCTTGTTATTTCCGGCGGCCTGCTGGTTGATCCGGAACGCATCGTGCGCAATTCCATTGCGGTGAACAACGGCAGGATCGCCGCGATCGGTCCCGCGGACGAAATGCCGCCAGCGAAGGAAAGTCTCGACGCAAGCGGTCTCTACGTTCTGCCGGGTGCCATCGACGTCCATGTGCACTTCCGCGAGCCAGGCTTTTCCCACAAGGAGACCTGGACCACCGCAACACAGGCAGCGGCGGTGGGCGGCGTGACCACGGTGTTCGACATGCCGAACACCAATCCGCCGACGTCGACGCCCGAAGCCGTGGCGCAGAAAATCGAAATCGCGCAGCGGCAAGCCATCGTCGATTTCGGCGTCTACGGCAACATCGGCGAGCATAACACCGACCAGCTTCGCGCCATGGCTGAGGCCGGCGCGGTTTCATTCAAACTCTACATGGGCAGCGAGAATCCGCTGGTGCCGTGCCCGCCCGACGGCGCGATCCTCGACGCGTTCGAGGTGCTCGCCGATCTCGGCATCCGCTGCACCGTGCATGCCGAGAGCACGCCGATCCTCACTTGGCGCGGCGAGCGGCTATTGAAATCCGGTCGCACCGATGCGGCGGCGCATTTGGAGCAGCACAGCGACATCGCCACGGTGGAGGGCGTGAGCCGCACCGGCATCTTTGCGGAATGGACCGGCTGCAAGGTCCATATCGCCCATGAAAGTACGCGCCATTCGCTGCCGCACATCCGTTTCGCCAAGGAACGCGGCGTCGACATGACGGTTGAGACCTGCCCGCACTATTTGTTGCTATCGACAGACGACGGCGCGCGGCTCGGGCCGAACTTCCTGCGGGTGAAACCGCCGGTGCGCGAGTCTGGTCACCGCGAGCCGCTTTGGCAGGCGCTGCTCGATGGCACGATCGATATCCTCTCGACCGACCATGCACCGCATCTACAAGCCGAAAAGAAGCGGCCGTCGATCTGGGATTGCGCGCCAGGTTTTCCAGGTGTGGAAACTTCGATGATGCTGATGCTGGCCGAGGTGTCACGCGGTCGGCTCACGCTGCCTCAATATGTCCGCATGGCAAGTGCTGCGCCGGCCAAGGCGTTCGGACTCTATCCTCGCAAGGGAGCCCTGAGCGTCGACTCCGATGCGGACATTGTGTTGGTCGATATGAAGCGGCAGGGATTTATCCGCGCCGAAGCGCTGCATTCGATCGGCAATGCAACCCCATTCGAAAACTTCCCGATCCTTGGGGCGCCAGTCCGGACATTGGTTCGCGGGCGCACGGTTGCGCTTGATGGAAAACCGGTCGGCCACCCGGGATGGGGACGCAACGTCGTAGCCGCCGGTTGA
- a CDS encoding Bug family tripartite tricarboxylate transporter substrate binding protein — protein sequence MLRRRDLLASAIGVCLAPTLSRAQDDWPQRPISLVVPFSAGGSADLVARMFAQYFQAKYGVSVVIDNKGGAGGSIGSGFVAKAAPDGYTLGLGTVSTHAINPALYAKLPFDVETDFEPISPLVRLPNLLVVNNKVPVKTVSELVAYLKANDGKLNYGSGGNGTSGHLSTVMFMKALGVTMTHIPYRGTSEEATALINGTIDLAIDSMTTIWPFASAGQIRPLAVTTPARVAAAPDLPTIGETVSGFEAVGWQGLFAPARTPRPIVETLAAEVKRIFLQPDLVAALQKVGGEPMPMSPGEFARFAQSERVKWGSVVREAGIRIE from the coding sequence ATGCTGCGACGTCGCGATTTGTTGGCCAGTGCAATTGGGGTATGCCTTGCGCCAACGCTCTCTCGTGCGCAAGACGACTGGCCACAAAGGCCGATTTCTCTGGTCGTCCCATTCAGCGCGGGCGGATCAGCCGATCTCGTGGCGCGCATGTTTGCCCAGTACTTTCAGGCCAAGTATGGCGTGTCGGTGGTGATCGACAACAAAGGTGGAGCGGGTGGGAGCATCGGGTCGGGCTTCGTCGCGAAGGCGGCGCCGGACGGGTATACACTCGGGCTCGGTACTGTCAGTACGCATGCGATCAACCCAGCCCTTTATGCCAAGCTGCCGTTTGACGTCGAAACAGATTTTGAGCCGATTTCACCACTAGTCCGGCTGCCAAATCTGCTCGTGGTCAACAACAAGGTCCCGGTCAAGACCGTGTCCGAATTGGTGGCTTATCTGAAAGCCAACGATGGCAAATTGAACTATGGGTCGGGGGGCAATGGGACCTCGGGGCATCTCTCCACCGTGATGTTCATGAAGGCCCTCGGCGTCACGATGACTCATATCCCGTATCGCGGAACGTCAGAGGAAGCGACGGCGTTGATCAATGGGACGATCGACCTCGCGATTGACAGCATGACCACGATCTGGCCGTTCGCTTCGGCCGGTCAAATTCGTCCGCTTGCTGTGACCACACCTGCGCGTGTGGCGGCAGCACCGGACCTGCCCACAATTGGAGAGACTGTCAGCGGTTTCGAGGCTGTCGGATGGCAAGGCTTGTTCGCGCCCGCCCGAACACCGCGCCCGATCGTGGAGACGCTGGCTGCGGAAGTGAAGCGAATCTTCCTGCAGCCCGACTTGGTTGCTGCCTTGCAGAAGGTGGGCGGCGAGCCGATGCCGATGTCACCAGGAGAGTTCGCTCGCTTTGCCCAGTCCGAAAGGGTCAAATGGGGCTCTGTGGTAAGGGAGGCAGGCATTCGGATCGAATGA
- a CDS encoding amidohydrolase family protein yields MTLTLLYDAMILTLDPANPQIEQGYVLVRDNRIDAVAAGGYRGTELPDQRIDCSNKLIAPGLINSHTHSQSSTMAGFGDRLNHPSFMWLTQAHTSRRTPDEIRLSVLLTAYGLLSCGTTGAIDHFPGQRFTLDDMDAVLSAWSETGMRIALGMRFFDGPFSDIFPSVPLPDDLKSRMSSVEILKPQPTEELSALMEATIKAWHGKPRLSVYPAPSNPERCTDRALEICAELAQRYDTGIHTHLLETRKQAELAQARLGKTVVAHLDALGVLSDRWSCAHSIWLADDDIGIMASRGMTAVLNPESNDRLGTGLARAPEMLRRGVRLAIGTDGSSANDNLVLHETMRAVAMAHRSREPDRSRWITTGDVLHMATAGGAGALRNDKLGRIAPGFAADLAVYGLDAPWWVPVNDVVNQMVFAETGASVETVMVDGRILVQNRKILSFDVDGLLREVRAMTKSLRKRNDDLFRVANELTELVP; encoded by the coding sequence ATGACGCTGACGCTGCTTTACGATGCGATGATCCTCACGCTCGATCCTGCCAATCCGCAGATCGAGCAAGGTTATGTTCTGGTCCGCGATAACCGCATCGATGCGGTTGCGGCGGGCGGGTACCGTGGAACGGAGCTGCCGGACCAGCGTATCGATTGCAGCAACAAGCTGATCGCGCCCGGCTTGATCAATTCGCACACTCACTCCCAGTCCAGCACGATGGCGGGCTTCGGCGATCGCCTGAACCACCCCTCGTTCATGTGGCTCACGCAGGCACACACCTCGCGCCGGACGCCCGACGAGATCCGCTTGAGCGTGCTGCTCACGGCTTATGGCCTGCTCAGCTGCGGCACCACCGGGGCTATCGACCATTTTCCGGGCCAGCGCTTCACGCTCGACGACATGGACGCCGTGCTGTCCGCATGGAGCGAGACCGGCATGCGGATCGCGCTGGGCATGCGGTTCTTCGACGGGCCGTTCAGCGACATCTTCCCGTCGGTGCCGTTGCCGGACGATCTTAAGTCGCGGATGAGCTCAGTGGAGATTCTCAAGCCGCAGCCGACCGAGGAACTGTCCGCCCTAATGGAGGCGACCATCAAGGCGTGGCACGGCAAGCCGAGGCTGTCGGTCTATCCGGCGCCATCCAACCCCGAGCGCTGTACCGACCGTGCGCTCGAGATTTGCGCCGAGCTGGCGCAGCGCTACGACACCGGCATTCATACCCACCTGCTGGAAACCAGGAAGCAGGCGGAACTGGCGCAAGCGAGGCTTGGCAAGACCGTCGTCGCCCATCTCGACGCGTTGGGTGTTCTGTCCGACCGCTGGTCCTGCGCGCACAGCATCTGGCTCGCCGATGACGACATCGGCATCATGGCGTCGCGCGGTATGACCGCCGTGCTCAACCCCGAAAGCAACGACCGTCTCGGGACCGGCCTGGCACGAGCGCCCGAAATGCTCCGGCGCGGGGTGCGGCTTGCAATCGGCACCGACGGCTCGAGCGCCAACGACAATCTCGTATTACATGAGACCATGCGTGCGGTCGCGATGGCCCACCGTTCGCGCGAGCCCGATCGTTCGCGCTGGATCACGACAGGCGATGTGCTGCACATGGCCACGGCCGGAGGGGCAGGAGCGCTGCGCAACGACAAGCTTGGGCGGATCGCGCCGGGATTCGCTGCCGATCTCGCGGTGTACGGGCTTGACGCCCCGTGGTGGGTGCCGGTCAATGACGTCGTCAACCAGATGGTGTTTGCCGAAACTGGCGCCAGCGTCGAGACCGTGATGGTCGATGGGCGCATCCTCGTCCAGAATCGCAAGATTCTGAGCTTCGACGTTGACGGGTTGTTGCGGGAGGTGCGGGCGATGACCAAGAGCCTCCGCAAGCGCAACGACGATCTGTTCCGGGTCGCAAACGAACTAACCGAGCTCGTGCCGTGA
- a CDS encoding NtaA/DmoA family FMN-dependent monooxygenase (This protein belongs to a clade of FMN-dependent monooxygenases, within a broader family of flavin-dependent oxidoreductases, the luciferase-like monooxygenase (LMM) family, some of whose members use coenzyme F420 rather than FMN.), whose protein sequence is MPKKIHLAFDISYTHLDGRWRMPGSWTGSTYPNLDVYEEIARISERGCIDMLFFGDGTGIPHTWAGSRDEAVRWGIGWPRHDMSPVITAMSRVTKHVGFGLTYASTFMHPFYVARLFNSLDHVTNGRIAFNVIASSRGADAANYGFDELMEHGLRYERMEEFIKVCRMLWDSVAPDAFVWDRESGVVVDDPSKVHAIDHVGKFFKVRGPLNCMPSPQRHPVLIQAGSSPRGIKASAYISDAIFARWPPKAEKAKHRALLDQELAAIGRDASKIGVLWGCGLIVAETKHEAEARREQLLKMIPKEAVGPYLSHNSGYDFSKLPARFKLTDLNKEIAAANASPVGFVYKLANALGGDPEVTREDFFEYGLRTATNYDRTFADTAPKLADMLEDEFEAGGSRGGFMVVHPQAVPRDLLNVVDLLVPELQRRGRFRKEYQGKTLRENLYED, encoded by the coding sequence GTGCCTAAGAAGATCCATCTGGCCTTCGATATCTCGTACACCCATCTTGACGGCCGCTGGCGGATGCCAGGGTCATGGACGGGCAGCACTTACCCCAATCTCGACGTTTACGAAGAGATCGCGCGGATTTCTGAGCGCGGCTGCATCGACATGCTATTTTTTGGTGACGGCACAGGTATTCCGCACACGTGGGCCGGGTCGCGCGACGAAGCTGTCCGTTGGGGCATCGGCTGGCCACGCCATGACATGAGTCCGGTGATTACCGCGATGTCGCGGGTGACCAAGCACGTTGGGTTTGGGCTGACTTACGCCTCGACTTTCATGCATCCGTTCTATGTCGCCCGGTTGTTCAACTCACTCGACCACGTCACCAACGGCCGTATCGCCTTCAACGTCATCGCCTCGAGTCGCGGCGCCGACGCGGCCAACTACGGGTTCGACGAGTTGATGGAACACGGTCTGCGGTACGAGCGTATGGAAGAATTCATCAAGGTCTGCCGCATGCTGTGGGACAGCGTGGCGCCGGACGCCTTCGTCTGGGATCGCGAAAGCGGAGTGGTGGTGGACGATCCGAGCAAGGTGCACGCGATCGACCACGTCGGGAAATTCTTCAAGGTGCGCGGACCGCTCAATTGTATGCCGTCACCGCAGCGCCATCCTGTCCTGATTCAGGCTGGCAGTTCGCCACGAGGCATCAAGGCGTCGGCTTATATCTCCGATGCGATCTTCGCGCGTTGGCCGCCAAAGGCCGAGAAAGCCAAGCACCGCGCGCTGCTGGATCAGGAGTTGGCGGCCATCGGCCGCGATGCCTCCAAGATCGGTGTGCTCTGGGGCTGCGGCTTGATCGTGGCCGAAACCAAACACGAGGCCGAAGCGCGCCGCGAGCAGCTGTTGAAGATGATTCCAAAGGAGGCCGTTGGACCTTATCTTTCGCACAATTCGGGCTATGACTTCTCCAAATTGCCGGCGCGCTTCAAGCTGACCGACCTCAATAAAGAGATTGCCGCGGCCAACGCCTCACCGGTTGGTTTCGTTTACAAGCTGGCCAACGCGCTTGGCGGCGATCCGGAGGTCACGCGCGAGGATTTTTTCGAGTATGGCTTGCGTACCGCGACCAACTACGACCGGACTTTCGCCGATACGGCGCCAAAGCTCGCCGATATGTTGGAAGATGAGTTTGAAGCTGGCGGCAGCCGCGGCGGCTTCATGGTGGTGCATCCGCAGGCCGTGCCGCGCGATCTGTTGAATGTCGTCGATCTTCTGGTTCCGGAGCTGCAGCGGCGTGGCCGTTTCCGCAAGGAATATCAGGGAAAGACGCTCCGGGAAAATCTCTACGAAGATTGA